One Ananas comosus cultivar F153 linkage group 23, ASM154086v1, whole genome shotgun sequence genomic window carries:
- the LOC109728153 gene encoding delta-1-pyrroline-5-carboxylate synthase-like isoform X1, translating into MAAMDPTRAFIKDVKRVIIKVGTAVVTRTEGRLALGRLGALCEQVKELNSRGFEVILVTSGAVGVGRQRLRYRRLLNSSFSDLQKPQVELDGKACAAVGQNGLMALYDALFSQLDVTSSQLLVTDSDFKDPDFRMQLSETVNSLLALRVIPVFNENDAISTRKAPYEDSSGIFWDNDSLAALLAMELKADLLILLSDVEGLYSGPPSEPQSKIIHTYVKEKHHGEITFGDKSRVGRGGMTAKVKAAIYSASAGTPVVITSGFATDSITKVLKGERVGTLFHQDASLWALPNEVSAREMAVSARECSRRLQSVSSEERKKILLDIADALEANEKLIRTENESDIAAAQQAGIEKSLISRLTLKPGKISSLAKSIRVLANMVDPIGQILKRTELADGLILEKTSCPLGVLLIVFESRPDALVQIASLAVRSGNGLLLKGGKEAMRSNAILHKVICGAIPSTVGDKLIGLVTSRDEIPDLLKLDDVIDLVIPRGSNKLVSQIKASTKIPVLGHADGICHVYIDRSADMDMAKRIVLDAKTDYPAACNAVETLLIHKDLLKTEGLNDILLELKTEGVALYGGPRASDELGIPKAKSLHHEYNSMACTLEIVDDVHTAIDHIHRYGSAHTDCIVAEDLKVADIFLHQVDSAAVFHNASTRFCDGARFGLGAEVGISTSRIHARGPVGVEGLLTTRWILRGSGQVVNGDQGVVYTHNNLPL; encoded by the exons ATGGCGGCCATGGATCCCACTCGAGCTTTTATCAAGGATGTGAAGCGCGTTATCATCAAA GTCGGGACCGCTGTTGTTACTAGAACAGAGGGGAGATTGGCTCTGGGAAGACTTGGTGCCCTATGTGAACAG GTTAAAGAGCTCAATTCTCGAGGTTTTGAGGTGATTTTGGTCACTTCCGGTGCCGTTGGTGTCGGGCGGCAGAGGCTTAGATACAGAAGGCTTCTCAATAGCAG CTTTTCTGATCTCCAGAAGCCACAAGTAGAGCTGGATGGAAAAGCATGCGCGGCTGTCGGTCAGAATGGCTTAATGGCTCTTTATGATGCTTTATTCAGTCAG CTCGATGTGACatcgtctcaacttcttgtgaCCGATAGTGATTTCAAGGATCCAGATTTCAGGATGCAGCTTTCTGAAACCGTCAACTCATTATTAGCACTTAGAGTTATTCCTGTGTTCAATGAAAATGATGCAATCAGTACTAGGAAAGCTCCTTACGAG GATTCCTCTGGCATCTTCTGGGATAATgacagtttagcagctctactGGCCATGGAATTAAAAGCTGATCTTCTCATTTTGCTGAGTGATGTGGAAGGCCTCTACAGTGGCCCGCCTAGTGAACCTCAATCAAAGATTATTCATACGTATGTGAAAGAAAAGCATCATGGTGAGATTACATTTGGGGACAAGTCAAGGGTAGGAAGAGGGGGCATGACTGCTAAAGTAAAGGCTGCAATCTATTCTGCATCGGCTGGCACTCCTGTTGTAATTACAAG TGGTTTCGCCACTGATAGCATAACGAAAGTACTTAAAGGAGAGAGAGTTGGCACCCTCTTCCATCAGGATGCAAGTTTATGGGCATTACCTAATGAAGTTAGTGCACGTGAGATGGCAGTTTCTGCAAGAGAATGTTCCAGGCGTCTGCAG AGTGTTTCATCAGAAGAGCGCAAGAAGATATTGCTGGACATTGCTGACGCCCTAGAGGCGAATGAAAAATTAATCAGAACTGAAAATGAATCTGATATTGCTGCTGCACAACAAGCTGGAATAGAGAAATCTTTGATTTCTAGATTGACTCTAAAGCCTGGAAAG ATATCCAGCCTTGCAAAGTCAATACGTGTACTTGCAAATATGGTAGACCCAATTGGCCAGATATTGAAGAGAACAGAG CTTGCAGATGGGCTTATCTTAGAGAAGACATCGTGCCCCTTGGGTGTTCTCCTGATTGTTTTTGAGTCCCGCCCTGATGCCTTAGTTCAG ATTGCATCTTTAGCAGTTCGAAGTGGGAACGGGCTTCTCTTGAAAGGTGGGAAGGAAGCCATGAGATCCAATGCAATATTacataag GTCATTTGTGGGGCAATTCCAAGCACTGTAGGTGACAAGCTTATTGGTCTTGTAACATCAAGAGATGAAATTCCTGATTTACTGAAG CTTGATGATGTGATTGATCTTGTTATTCCAAGAGGAAGTAATAAGCTTGTTTCTCAAATCAAAGCGTCAACCAAGATTCCTGTTTTAGGTCACGCTG ATGGCATTTGTCATGTCTACATTGACAGATCGGCTGACATGGATATGGCAAAACGCATTGTATTGGATGCAAAGACGGACTATCCTGCGGCCTGCAATGCTGTG GAAACGCTTCTTATTCATAAGGATCTGTTGAAGACTGAGGGCCTTAACGATATACTACTGGAGCTTAAAACAGAAG GAGTTGCTCTTTATGGTGGACCTAGAGCAAGTGATGAGTTGGGTATTCCAAAGGCAAAATCACTCCATCACGAATATAACTCAATGGCTTGCACACTTGAAATTGTCGACGATGTACACACCGCGATCGACCATATACATCGTTACGGAAG cGCACATACTGATTGTATAGTTGCAGAAGATCTTAAGGTTGCAGACATCTTCCTCCATCAAGTTGACAG TGCTGCAGTGTTCCATAATGCTAGCACGAGGTTCTGTGATGGGGCTCGTTTTGGATTAGGTGCAGAG GTCGGCATAAGCACTAGTAGGATTCATGCTCGAGGTCCTGTTGGTGTTGAAGGGTTGCTGACGACTAGATG GATTTTGAGAGGAAGCGGACAAGTAGTGAATGGTGACCAAGGGGTTGTGTACACCCACAATAATCTTCCACTGTA G
- the LOC109728229 gene encoding PRA1 family protein A1-like, whose product MDWGNVTTEDLVDALREVDWSTPPRPVSEFFSRFTVPRSYSKWNSRLKCNLYYYRTNYFIMIMFILGLGFLRKPLAIVAAILTGLTIAFLNDSFAVAFNEKVTRTVRQFSPHLAAKLRPPMAPVIRGRPTAKRAIHICGRPRWVFVLIFSAASCILWLTSCNLLTVLWAILIGLLVTLLHASFRTPNLKARLNTFREEFRAVWRNYSEL is encoded by the exons ATGGATTGGGGAAACGTTACCACCGAGGATCTCGTCGACGCCCTTCGCGAGGTGGATTGGTCGACCCCCCCGCGGCCCGTCTCGGAGTTCTTCTCTCGATTCACCGTCCCTAGATCGTATTCCAAATGGAACAGTCGCCTCAAGTGCAATCTCTACTA CTACAGGACAAATTACTTCATCATGATCATGTTCATTCTAG GGTTAGGATTTCTTCGGAAACCACTTGCTATTGTTGCTGCTATCTTGACGGGACTTACTATTGCATTCCTAAATGATAG CTTTGCTGTCGCTTTTAATGAGAAAGTTACGAGGACCGTGAGACAATTTTCTCCGCATCTTGCTGCAAAGTTGAGGCCACCCATGGC CCCTGTTATTCGTGGACGACCAACTGCTAAAAGGGCTATTCACATATGTGGGCGACCTCGTTGGGTGTTCGTCTTGATATTTTCTGCAG CTAGTTGCATCCTTTGGTTGACCTCCTGTAACCTTCTCACTGTTCTTTGGGCAATTCTTATTGGACTACTTG TAACTCTGCTTCATGCCAGCTTTAGAACACCTAATCTCAAAGCACGACTGAACACATTTAGAGAGGAGTTTCGTGCAGTATGGCGCAATTACAGTGAGCTGTAA
- the LOC109727771 gene encoding uracil phosphoribosyltransferase-like, protein MATLLRIQLQRPPDTPRISPTLLSPQHFPNPTLLRSLSLPSSTTPSPILKIAFVRRRSSRAVAATVAASSDAVMNAKPMQGERMLVMVPPHPLIKHWISVLRNEQTPSAIFKSAMAELGRLLIYEASRDWLPTISGEIQSPMGVASVEFIDPRDPVTIIPILRAGLALAEHAASILPATRTYHLGMRRDEETLQPSVYLNNLPEKFPEGSRVLVVDPMLATGGTIVAAVDLLKDRGVGSKQIKVISAVAAPPALQKLGEKFPGLHVYTGMIDPVVNDKGFIVPGMGDAGDRSFGT, encoded by the exons ATGGCGACCTTACTCAGAATCCAGCTACAGCGCCCTCCCGATACGCCGCGCATATCGCCAACACTACTTTCCCCCCAACACTTCCCAAACCCTACCCTCCTccgctctctctccctcccctcctCTACCACTCCTTCCCCCATCCTCAAG atagcATTCGTGAGGCGAAGATCGAGCCGCGCCGTTGCCGCCACCGTGGCGGCGAGTTCCGACGCCGTGATGAATGCGAAGCCCATGCAGGGCGAGAGGATGCTG GTTATGGTTCCGCCGCATCCGTTGATCAAGCATTGGATCTCTGTTCTCAGGAACGAGCAAACCCCCAGTGCGATTTTTA AGAGCGCCATGGCAGAGCTTGGGAGACTACTCATCTATGAAGCTTCGAGGGACTGGCTG CCAACAATCAGTGGAGAGATTCAGTCGCCAATGGGTGTTGCTAGTGTTGAATTTATTGATCCAAGGGACCCCGTGACA ATTATACCTATATTGAGAGCTGGTCTTGCTCTAGCTGAGCATGCTGCATCAATTTTGCCTGCAACACGAACTTACCACTTGG GCATGCGTAGGGATGAGGAAACACTACAGCCATCTGTATATCTGAATAA CTTACCTGAGAAGTTTCCAGAGGGATCTCGTGTATTAGTTGTTGATCCTATGCTAGCAACTg GTGGCACGATTGTTGCAGCTGTTGACTTGCTGAAGGACCGCGGAGTTGGTAGCAAGCAAATAAAAGTT ATATCTGCTGTCGCTGCTCCTCCAGCTCTTCAGAAGCTCGGTGAGAAATTTCCAGG GCTGCATGTCTATACTGGGATGATAGATCCAGTTGTGAATGATAAAGG GTTCATAGTGCCAGGAATGGGAGATGCAGGCGACCGCAGCTTCGGAACCTGA
- the LOC109728240 gene encoding aldo-keto reductase family 4 member C9-like has product MANGEKTEFPEPRYFELNTGAKMPAVGLGTWKAPTGLVGDAVINAVKAGYRHIDCARVYENEKEVGDALKKMFLDGVVKRSDLFITSKLWCSDHAPEDVSKALSSTLQHLQLDFIDLYLIHWPIRTKPGSRGFEAEVMLPLCLEETWSAMEGLYASGQARAIGVSNFSTKKLQDLLAHSKVPPAVNQVECHPVWQQPALHNFCRSTGIHLSAYSPLGSPGSWVKGEVLKEPILIEIAEKLNKSPAQVALRWGIQSGHSVLPKSTTESRIKENLDLFSWCIPPELFSKFSEIQQTRLLQGNFAVHESGPYKSLEELWDGEI; this is encoded by the exons atgGCTAACGGCGAGAAAACGGAATTTCCCGAGCCGCGTTACTTCGAGCTTAACACCGGCGCGAAGATGCCGGCCGTTGGATTGGGCACTTGGAAGGCTCCGACGGGTCTCGTCGGTGACGCCGTTATTAACGCCGTTAAg GCTGGTTACAGGCATATTGATTGTGCCAGAGTTTACGAGAATGAAAAGGAG GTTGGAGATGCCTTAAAGAAGATGTTTTTGGACGGAGTAGTCAAACGCAGCGACCTCTTTATCACTTCCAAACTCTG GTGTAGCGACCACGCCCCCGAGGATGTTTCCAAGGCACTGAGTAGCACACTACAACACCTGCAGCTGGACTTCATAGACCTCTATCTG ATCCACTGGCCTATTCGAACAAAACCCGGCTCGCGAGGATTCGAAGCCGAAGTGATGCTCCCTCTCTGCCTAGAAGAGACATGGAGCGCTATGGAAGGGTTGTACGCATCGGGGCAAGCACGAGCCATTGGCGTGAGCAACTTTTCCACAAAAAAGCTGCAGGATCTTTTGGCTCATTCGAAGGTGCCACCGGCCGTAAACCAAGTCGAGTGCCACCCAGTGTGGCAGCAGCCTGCCCTTCATAACTTTTGTCGCTCCACCGGCATCCACCTCTCG GCATATTCTCCGCTGGGATCACCAGGATCGTGGGTCAAAGGCGAGGTTTTAAAGGAGCCCATCCTGATTGAAATAGCTGAAAAGCTCAATAAATCGCCGGCGCAAGTCGCACTCCGATGGGGTATACAAAGTGGGCACAGCGTGCTACCAAAGAGTACGACCGAATCTCGTATAAAGGAGAACCTCGATCTGTTTAGTTGGTGCATTCCTCCAGAACTTTTCTCCAAATTCTCTGAGATCCAACAG ACGAGGCTTCTTCAAGGAAACTTTGCCGTCCATGAATCAGGACCGTATAAGAGTCTTGAAGAGCTGTGGGATGGTGAAATATGA
- the LOC109727767 gene encoding pentatricopeptide repeat-containing protein At3g46790, chloroplastic has translation MVASYAHPSLRPFPLPPKLPSPCSHLLSFKTLSSLSPTTPTSASADYNHIIQSLCNNGDLHRALHLLPQERHPTQRTYEALILACARRNAAALGAAVHRRLVEDGFDRDPFLATKLIDMYAHLGALDDARNVFDETPEKTIFVWNALLKALALADVAEEALALLREMGRRGVAMDSFTYSHALKACIASSSHPPLAADRVREIHGHAVRRGFESRVHVGTTLVDCYAKLGLVSYAERVFDEMPERNVVSWTAMIACRAKNERPFDALDLFYQMMVSEPDVSPNSVTMVSALQASAGLAALGQGKIMHAYILRKGLDSILSVFNALIAMYMKCGSLNTALRLFDSMSGRRDVVSWNSIISGYGSLGFGAKAIQVFEEMVESGIKPSSITFVSVLGACSHSGLVEEGKRLFDSMSQVYGLTPRAEHYACMVDLLGRAGRLDEAAEIIKEMRIEPSPKVWGSLLGACRIHGRVELAEMACTHLFELEPTNAGNYVLLADIYAEAKLWEEVGRVKKLLEERSLEKVPGCSWIEVKKKIYSFVSVDELNPQIEQLHALLIQLVMEMKKDGYVPNTKVVLYDLDHEEKERILLGHSEKLAVAFGLINSGKGEVIRITKNLRLCEDCHSVTKFISRFASREILVRDVNRFHHFKDGVCSCRDYW, from the coding sequence ATGGTGGCTTCGTACGCCCACCCTTCTCTTCGCCCATTCCCTCTCCCTCCCAAACTCCCTTCTCCGTGCTCTCACCTCCTCTCCTTCAAaaccctctcctccctctcccccaccacccccacctccgcctccgcggACTACAACCACATCATCCAATCCCTATGCAACAATGGCGACCTCCACCGCGCTCTCCACCTCCTCCCCCAGGAGCGCCACCCCACGCAGCGCACCTACGAGGCCCTCATCCTCGCCTGCGCCCGCCGCAACGCCGCCGCGCTCGGCGCCGCCGTGCACCGCCGCCTCGTCGAGGACGGGTTCGACCGGGACCCCTTCCTCGCCACCAAGCTCATCGACATGTACGCCCACCTCGGCGCACTCGACGACGCCCGCAACGTGTTCGACGAAACGCCCGAGAAGACCATCTTCGTGTGGAACGCGCTCCTCAAGGCGCTCGCCCTCGCCGACGTCGCCGAGGAGGCGCTCGCGCTGCTACGCGAGATGGGCCGCCGCGGCGTGGCCATGGATAGCTTCACCTACTCGCACGCGCTCAAGGCGTGCATCGCCTCCTCGTCGCACCCGCCCCTCGCCGCCGACCGGGTCCGGGAGATCCACGGCCACGCCGTACGACGTGGATTCGAGTCGCGGGTCCACGTGGGTACGACGCTCGTCGACTGCTACGCCAAGCTCGGCCTCGTCTCCTACGCCGAGCgcgtgttcgacgaaatgcctgAGCGGAACGTGGTCTCGTGGACGGCTATGATCGCCTGCCGCGCGAAGAACGAACGGCCCTTTGATGCCCTGGACCTCTTCTACCAGATGATGGTGAGCGAGCCCGATGTGAGCCCTAACTCGGTCACCATGGTTAGCGCGTTACAAGCTTCCGCAGGCTTGGCAGCTCTCGGACAGGGAAAGATCATGCATGCTTATATCCTCAGGAAGGGGCTTGATTCAATTCTATCAGTGTTCAATGCACTAATCGCGATGTACATGAAATGTGGAAGCCTAAACACCGCGTTACGCCTCTTTGATTCTATGAGCGGCCGAAGGGATGTGGTCTCCTGGAATTCGATAATCTCCGGATACGGCAGCCTTGGTTTTGGCGCGAAAGCCATTCAGGTGTTTGAAGAAATGGTCGAGTCGGGAATTAAACCGAGTTCTATTACTTTTGTCAGTGTTTTGGGTGCGTGTAGCCATTCTGGACTCGTGGAAGAAGGAAAGAGATTGTTTGATTCGATGAGCCAAGTTTACGGTTTGACGCCGCGTGCAGAACACTATGCTTGCATGGTCGATCTGTTAGGTCGAGCTGGGAGGTTAGATGAAGCTGCTGAGATTATTAAAGAAATGCGTATTGAACCGAGCCCTAAAGTTTGGGGATCACTACTTGGAGCTTGTAGAATTCATGGTAGAGTAGAGCTCGCGGAAATGGCTTGCACCCATCTATTTGAACTCGAGCCGACGAATGCAGGGAACTATGTGCTCTTAGCTGATATTTATGCAGAAGCGAAGTTGTGGGAAGAAGTTGGTAGGGTTAAGAAGCTTCTAGAAGAACGCAGCCTCGAAAAGGTTCCAGGCTGCAGCTGGAttgaggtgaagaagaagatatatTCATTTGTCTCAGTCGATGAATTGAACCCACAAATCGAGCAGCTTCATGCTCTGTTGATTCAACTGGTAATGGAGATGAAGAAGGATGGTTATGTCCCGAATACTAAGGTTGTTTTGTATGATCTCGATCacgaagagaaagaaaggattTTATTGGGTCACAGTGAGAAGTTGGCTGTTGCATTTGGGCTTATTAACAGTGGTAAAGGTGAAGTCATTAGGATCACCAAGAATTTGAGGTTATGTGAGGATTGCCATTCTGTGACCAAGTTCATTTCGAGGTTTGCTAGTCGGGAGATACTTGTTAGAGATGTGAACCGGTTCCACCACTTCAAAGACGGTGTTTGTTCTTGTCGGGATTACTGGTGA
- the LOC109728153 gene encoding delta-1-pyrroline-5-carboxylate synthase-like isoform X2, whose translation MAAMDPTRAFIKDVKRVIIKVGTAVVTRTEGRLALGRLGALCEQVKELNSRGFEVILVTSGAVGVGRQRLRYRRLLNSSFSDLQKPQVELDGKACAAVGQNGLMALYDALFSQLDVTSSQLLVTDSDFKDPDFRMQLSETVNSLLALRVIPVFNENDAISTRKAPYEDSSGIFWDNDSLAALLAMELKADLLILLSDVEGLYSGPPSEPQSKIIHTYVKEKHHGEITFGDKSRVGRGGMTAKVKAAIYSASAGTPVVITSGFATDSITKVLKGERVGTLFHQDASLWALPNEVSAREMAVSARECSRRLQSVSSEERKKILLDIADALEANEKLIRTENESDIAAAQQAGIEKSLISRLTLKPGKISSLAKSIRVLANMVDPIGQILKRTELADGLILEKTSCPLGVLLIVFESRPDALVQIASLAVRSGNGLLLKGGKEAMRSNAILHKVICGAIPSTVGDKLIGLVTSRDEIPDLLKLDDVIDLVIPRGSNKLVSQIKASTKIPVLGHADGICHVYIDRSADMDMAKRIVLDAKTDYPAACNAVETLLIHKDLLKTEGLNDILLELKTEGVALYGGPRASDELGIPKAKSLHHEYNSMACTLEIVDDVHTAIDHIHRYGSAHTDCIVAEDLKVADIFLHQVDSAAVFHNASTRFCDGARFGLGAEVGISTSRIHARGPVGVEGLLTTRWILRGSGQVVNGDQGVVYTHNNLPL comes from the exons ATGGCGGCCATGGATCCCACTCGAGCTTTTATCAAGGATGTGAAGCGCGTTATCATCAAA GTCGGGACCGCTGTTGTTACTAGAACAGAGGGGAGATTGGCTCTGGGAAGACTTGGTGCCCTATGTGAACAG GTTAAAGAGCTCAATTCTCGAGGTTTTGAGGTGATTTTGGTCACTTCCGGTGCCGTTGGTGTCGGGCGGCAGAGGCTTAGATACAGAAGGCTTCTCAATAGCAG CTTTTCTGATCTCCAGAAGCCACAAGTAGAGCTGGATGGAAAAGCATGCGCGGCTGTCGGTCAGAATGGCTTAATGGCTCTTTATGATGCTTTATTCAGTCAG CTCGATGTGACatcgtctcaacttcttgtgaCCGATAGTGATTTCAAGGATCCAGATTTCAGGATGCAGCTTTCTGAAACCGTCAACTCATTATTAGCACTTAGAGTTATTCCTGTGTTCAATGAAAATGATGCAATCAGTACTAGGAAAGCTCCTTACGAG GATTCCTCTGGCATCTTCTGGGATAATgacagtttagcagctctactGGCCATGGAATTAAAAGCTGATCTTCTCATTTTGCTGAGTGATGTGGAAGGCCTCTACAGTGGCCCGCCTAGTGAACCTCAATCAAAGATTATTCATACGTATGTGAAAGAAAAGCATCATGGTGAGATTACATTTGGGGACAAGTCAAGGGTAGGAAGAGGGGGCATGACTGCTAAAGTAAAGGCTGCAATCTATTCTGCATCGGCTGGCACTCCTGTTGTAATTACAAG TGGTTTCGCCACTGATAGCATAACGAAAGTACTTAAAGGAGAGAGAGTTGGCACCCTCTTCCATCAGGATGCAAGTTTATGGGCATTACCTAATGAAGTTAGTGCACGTGAGATGGCAGTTTCTGCAAGAGAATGTTCCAGGCGTCTGCAG AGTGTTTCATCAGAAGAGCGCAAGAAGATATTGCTGGACATTGCTGACGCCCTAGAGGCGAATGAAAAATTAATCAGAACTGAAAATGAATCTGATATTGCTGCTGCACAACAAGCTGGAATAGAGAAATCTTTGATTTCTAGATTGACTCTAAAGCCTGGAAAG ATATCCAGCCTTGCAAAGTCAATACGTGTACTTGCAAATATGGTAGACCCAATTGGCCAGATATTGAAGAGAACAGAG CTTGCAGATGGGCTTATCTTAGAGAAGACATCGTGCCCCTTGGGTGTTCTCCTGATTGTTTTTGAGTCCCGCCCTGATGCCTTAGTTCAG ATTGCATCTTTAGCAGTTCGAAGTGGGAACGGGCTTCTCTTGAAAGGTGGGAAGGAAGCCATGAGATCCAATGCAATATTacataag GTCATTTGTGGGGCAATTCCAAGCACTGTAGGTGACAAGCTTATTGGTCTTGTAACATCAAGAGATGAAATTCCTGATTTACTGAAG CTTGATGATGTGATTGATCTTGTTATTCCAAGAGGAAGTAATAAGCTTGTTTCTCAAATCAAAGCGTCAACCAAGATTCCTGTTTTAGGTCACGCTG ATGGCATTTGTCATGTCTACATTGACAGATCGGCTGACATGGATATGGCAAAACGCATTGTATTGGATGCAAAGACGGACTATCCTGCGGCCTGCAATGCTGTG GAAACGCTTCTTATTCATAAGGATCTGTTGAAGACTGAGGGCCTTAACGATATACTACTGGAGCTTAAAACAGAAG GAGTTGCTCTTTATGGTGGACCTAGAGCAAGTGATGAGTTGGGTATTCCAAAGGCAAAATCACTCCATCACGAATATAACTCAATGGCTTGCACACTTGAAATTGTCGACGATGTACACACCGCGATCGACCATATACATCGTTACGGAAG cGCACATACTGATTGTATAGTTGCAGAAGATCTTAAGGTTGCAGACATCTTCCTCCATCAAGTTGACAG TGCTGCAGTGTTCCATAATGCTAGCACGAGGTTCTGTGATGGGGCTCGTTTTGGATTAGGTGCAGAG GTCGGCATAAGCACTAGTAGGATTCATGCTCGAGGTCCTGTTGGTGTTGAAGGGTTGCTGACGACTAGATG GATTTTGAGAGGAAGCGGACAAGTAGTGAATGGTGACCAAGGGGTTGTGTACACCCACAATAATCTTCCACTGTA A
- the LOC109728153 gene encoding delta-1-pyrroline-5-carboxylate synthase-like isoform X3, translating to MMLYSVSDFKDPDFRMQLSETVNSLLALRVIPVFNENDAISTRKAPYEDSSGIFWDNDSLAALLAMELKADLLILLSDVEGLYSGPPSEPQSKIIHTYVKEKHHGEITFGDKSRVGRGGMTAKVKAAIYSASAGTPVVITSGFATDSITKVLKGERVGTLFHQDASLWALPNEVSAREMAVSARECSRRLQSVSSEERKKILLDIADALEANEKLIRTENESDIAAAQQAGIEKSLISRLTLKPGKISSLAKSIRVLANMVDPIGQILKRTELADGLILEKTSCPLGVLLIVFESRPDALVQIASLAVRSGNGLLLKGGKEAMRSNAILHKVICGAIPSTVGDKLIGLVTSRDEIPDLLKLDDVIDLVIPRGSNKLVSQIKASTKIPVLGHADGICHVYIDRSADMDMAKRIVLDAKTDYPAACNAVETLLIHKDLLKTEGLNDILLELKTEGVALYGGPRASDELGIPKAKSLHHEYNSMACTLEIVDDVHTAIDHIHRYGSAHTDCIVAEDLKVADIFLHQVDSAAVFHNASTRFCDGARFGLGAEVGISTSRIHARGPVGVEGLLTTRWILRGSGQVVNGDQGVVYTHNNLPL from the exons ATGATGCTTTATTCAGTCAG TGATTTCAAGGATCCAGATTTCAGGATGCAGCTTTCTGAAACCGTCAACTCATTATTAGCACTTAGAGTTATTCCTGTGTTCAATGAAAATGATGCAATCAGTACTAGGAAAGCTCCTTACGAG GATTCCTCTGGCATCTTCTGGGATAATgacagtttagcagctctactGGCCATGGAATTAAAAGCTGATCTTCTCATTTTGCTGAGTGATGTGGAAGGCCTCTACAGTGGCCCGCCTAGTGAACCTCAATCAAAGATTATTCATACGTATGTGAAAGAAAAGCATCATGGTGAGATTACATTTGGGGACAAGTCAAGGGTAGGAAGAGGGGGCATGACTGCTAAAGTAAAGGCTGCAATCTATTCTGCATCGGCTGGCACTCCTGTTGTAATTACAAG TGGTTTCGCCACTGATAGCATAACGAAAGTACTTAAAGGAGAGAGAGTTGGCACCCTCTTCCATCAGGATGCAAGTTTATGGGCATTACCTAATGAAGTTAGTGCACGTGAGATGGCAGTTTCTGCAAGAGAATGTTCCAGGCGTCTGCAG AGTGTTTCATCAGAAGAGCGCAAGAAGATATTGCTGGACATTGCTGACGCCCTAGAGGCGAATGAAAAATTAATCAGAACTGAAAATGAATCTGATATTGCTGCTGCACAACAAGCTGGAATAGAGAAATCTTTGATTTCTAGATTGACTCTAAAGCCTGGAAAG ATATCCAGCCTTGCAAAGTCAATACGTGTACTTGCAAATATGGTAGACCCAATTGGCCAGATATTGAAGAGAACAGAG CTTGCAGATGGGCTTATCTTAGAGAAGACATCGTGCCCCTTGGGTGTTCTCCTGATTGTTTTTGAGTCCCGCCCTGATGCCTTAGTTCAG ATTGCATCTTTAGCAGTTCGAAGTGGGAACGGGCTTCTCTTGAAAGGTGGGAAGGAAGCCATGAGATCCAATGCAATATTacataag GTCATTTGTGGGGCAATTCCAAGCACTGTAGGTGACAAGCTTATTGGTCTTGTAACATCAAGAGATGAAATTCCTGATTTACTGAAG CTTGATGATGTGATTGATCTTGTTATTCCAAGAGGAAGTAATAAGCTTGTTTCTCAAATCAAAGCGTCAACCAAGATTCCTGTTTTAGGTCACGCTG ATGGCATTTGTCATGTCTACATTGACAGATCGGCTGACATGGATATGGCAAAACGCATTGTATTGGATGCAAAGACGGACTATCCTGCGGCCTGCAATGCTGTG GAAACGCTTCTTATTCATAAGGATCTGTTGAAGACTGAGGGCCTTAACGATATACTACTGGAGCTTAAAACAGAAG GAGTTGCTCTTTATGGTGGACCTAGAGCAAGTGATGAGTTGGGTATTCCAAAGGCAAAATCACTCCATCACGAATATAACTCAATGGCTTGCACACTTGAAATTGTCGACGATGTACACACCGCGATCGACCATATACATCGTTACGGAAG cGCACATACTGATTGTATAGTTGCAGAAGATCTTAAGGTTGCAGACATCTTCCTCCATCAAGTTGACAG TGCTGCAGTGTTCCATAATGCTAGCACGAGGTTCTGTGATGGGGCTCGTTTTGGATTAGGTGCAGAG GTCGGCATAAGCACTAGTAGGATTCATGCTCGAGGTCCTGTTGGTGTTGAAGGGTTGCTGACGACTAGATG GATTTTGAGAGGAAGCGGACAAGTAGTGAATGGTGACCAAGGGGTTGTGTACACCCACAATAATCTTCCACTGTA G